Proteins from a single region of Streptomyces sp. Tu 3180:
- a CDS encoding dicarboxylate/amino acid:cation symporter, whose amino-acid sequence MSVSTNTKPSLSFRAPFWAQILAGLVLGVLLGWLARSQDLSWLVTTLEKVGGTFIGLLKLAVAPLVFFAILVSITNLRKVNNAARLASRTLLWFMITSLIAVAIGLVIGLVTNPGAGTGLTPADGGDPEKTGSWIDFLTGIVPTDVITPFTELNVLQIVFMAAVAGIAALQLGEKAQPILTLSESVLELLQKALWWVIRLAPLGTVGLIGNAIATYGWDLIGKYATFTADIYVGCAIVLFGVYPALLATVAKVNPVQFFKGAWPAIQLAFVSRSSVGTMPLTQKVTERLGVPREYASFAVPFGATTKMDGCAAIYPAIAAIFVAQIFDIQLGVGDYLLIAFVSVVGSAATAGLTGATVMLTLTLSTLGLPMEGVGLLLAIDPILDMIRTATNVAGQALVPVVVSAREGLLDRDAYDAVHASPIDEAPIDAAPADETGRVPAAA is encoded by the coding sequence TCGCTGTCCTTCCGGGCACCCTTCTGGGCTCAGATACTCGCCGGCCTCGTCCTGGGCGTCCTGCTCGGCTGGCTCGCCCGCAGCCAGGACCTCTCCTGGCTCGTCACCACCCTCGAGAAGGTCGGCGGGACCTTCATCGGCCTGCTGAAGCTGGCCGTCGCCCCGCTCGTCTTCTTCGCGATCCTGGTCTCCATCACCAACCTGCGGAAGGTCAACAACGCGGCCCGCCTGGCCTCGCGGACCCTCCTCTGGTTCATGATCACCTCGCTGATCGCGGTGGCCATCGGCCTCGTCATCGGCCTGGTCACCAACCCCGGCGCGGGCACCGGCCTCACCCCGGCGGACGGCGGCGATCCGGAGAAGACCGGCTCCTGGATCGACTTCCTCACCGGCATCGTGCCGACCGACGTGATCACGCCGTTCACCGAGCTGAACGTGCTGCAGATCGTCTTCATGGCCGCCGTCGCCGGCATCGCCGCACTCCAGCTCGGCGAGAAGGCCCAGCCGATCCTCACCCTGAGCGAGTCCGTCCTCGAACTCCTCCAGAAGGCCCTGTGGTGGGTCATCCGCCTCGCCCCGCTCGGCACCGTCGGCCTCATCGGCAACGCGATCGCCACCTACGGCTGGGACCTGATCGGCAAGTACGCCACCTTCACCGCCGACATCTACGTCGGCTGCGCGATCGTCCTCTTCGGCGTCTACCCGGCGCTGCTCGCGACCGTCGCCAAGGTCAACCCGGTGCAGTTCTTCAAGGGTGCCTGGCCCGCGATCCAGCTGGCCTTCGTCTCCCGCTCCTCGGTCGGCACCATGCCGCTGACCCAGAAGGTCACCGAGCGCCTGGGCGTGCCCAGGGAGTACGCGTCCTTCGCGGTCCCGTTCGGGGCCACGACGAAGATGGACGGCTGCGCCGCGATCTACCCGGCCATCGCCGCGATCTTCGTCGCCCAGATCTTCGACATCCAGCTCGGCGTCGGCGACTACCTGCTGATCGCGTTCGTCTCGGTGGTCGGCTCCGCCGCCACGGCCGGACTCACCGGCGCGACGGTCATGCTGACCCTCACCCTCTCCACGCTCGGCCTGCCCATGGAGGGCGTCGGCCTGCTGCTCGCGATCGACCCGATCCTGGACATGATCCGCACCGCGACCAACGTCGCCGGACAGGCCCTGGTGCCGGTCGTCGTCTCCGCCCGCGAGGGCCTGCTGGACCGCGACGCCTACGACGCGGTCCACGCCTCGCCGATCGACGAGGCCCCGATCGACGCGGCCCCGGCCGACGAGACCGGGCGGGTCCCCGCGGCGGCCTGA
- a CDS encoding TetR/AcrR family transcriptional regulator — MGAVKTKRMPRAVREQQMLDAAVQTFGQRGYTAASMDEIAELAGVSKPLVYLYLNSKEDLFTACIRREAKALTEAVRAGARPGLPADRQLWSGLTAFFTHTALHPDGWSVLHLRARTHGEVFAAEVAAMRAEIVAFVTQLILAAAREAHRDPDLPEHEVSGLAEALVGAAESLADWANATPGVTARQSAATLMNFAWAGLGDLMAGRRWSPPDDGTDDTDDRDDTDDTDDRDGGADGPRARADHTGRTSPVR; from the coding sequence ATGGGTGCCGTGAAGACCAAGCGGATGCCGCGTGCGGTCCGTGAACAGCAGATGCTGGACGCCGCCGTACAGACCTTCGGCCAGCGGGGGTACACGGCCGCGTCGATGGACGAGATCGCCGAACTGGCGGGCGTGTCCAAGCCCTTGGTCTACCTGTACCTGAACTCCAAGGAAGACCTCTTCACCGCCTGCATCCGCCGTGAGGCGAAGGCCCTCACCGAGGCGGTGCGCGCCGGTGCCCGCCCGGGCCTGCCCGCCGACCGCCAACTCTGGTCGGGCCTGACGGCGTTCTTCACGCACACCGCGCTCCACCCCGACGGCTGGTCCGTGCTGCACCTCCGGGCCCGCACGCACGGCGAGGTCTTCGCCGCCGAGGTCGCCGCGATGCGCGCGGAGATCGTGGCGTTCGTGACGCAGCTCATCCTCGCCGCGGCCCGCGAGGCCCACCGTGACCCGGACCTGCCCGAGCACGAGGTCTCCGGGCTCGCGGAGGCCCTGGTCGGCGCCGCCGAGTCGCTCGCCGACTGGGCCAACGCCACCCCCGGCGTCACGGCCCGGCAGTCCGCGGCCACGCTGATGAACTTCGCCTGGGCGGGGCTGGGCGACCTGATGGCGGGACGCCGCTGGTCACCGCCCGACGACGGCACGGACGACACGGACGACAGGGACGACACGGACGACACGGACGACAGGGACGGCGGCGCGGACGGGCCCCGCGCCCGGGCGGATCACACCGGGCGGACGTCCCCCGTCAGGTGA
- a CDS encoding MaoC/PaaZ C-terminal domain-containing protein: MLTAPPALAPLLARGALLSPFRRPRPDAAFPRTRLVLPGLRIDPARLAAYERVCGFPTGAEALPPTYPHVLGFPLAMRLMSGRDFPLPLLGLVHTSIGITRHRPLPATGTYELSVRVEALAPHRRGTEAAVVTEVRDGGDVVWESRSTYLARHRTSGRPAAHREERAPHEPLPAVAEWRPAGDVGRRYGAVSGDRNPIHLHPLTARLFGFPRTVAHGMWTVARCLAAHGTPDAAVVRADFRAPVLLPGTVTYAARGGRFELRGAGGRVHLTGDVRPV; this comes from the coding sequence GTGCTCACCGCACCCCCCGCCCTGGCCCCGCTGCTCGCCCGGGGCGCCCTGCTGTCGCCCTTCAGACGGCCCCGCCCCGACGCCGCCTTCCCGCGCACCCGGCTGGTGCTGCCCGGGCTGCGGATCGACCCCGCGCGGCTGGCCGCGTACGAGAGGGTGTGCGGCTTCCCGACCGGGGCGGAGGCGCTGCCGCCGACGTATCCGCACGTGCTGGGCTTCCCGCTGGCCATGCGGCTGATGAGCGGCCGGGACTTCCCGCTGCCGCTGCTCGGGCTGGTCCACACGTCGATCGGGATCACCCGCCACCGGCCGCTGCCGGCCACCGGCACGTACGAGCTGTCGGTGCGGGTCGAGGCGCTGGCGCCGCACCGGCGGGGCACCGAGGCCGCCGTGGTCACCGAGGTGCGGGACGGCGGGGACGTGGTGTGGGAGTCGCGGAGCACGTACCTGGCCCGGCACCGGACCTCCGGGCGGCCCGCCGCGCACCGGGAGGAGCGCGCGCCGCACGAGCCGCTGCCCGCCGTGGCCGAGTGGCGGCCGGCCGGGGACGTCGGACGCCGGTACGGCGCCGTCTCCGGCGACCGCAACCCCATCCACCTGCACCCGCTCACCGCGCGCCTCTTCGGCTTCCCCCGCACCGTCGCGCACGGCATGTGGACCGTGGCCCGCTGCCTCGCCGCGCACGGCACCCCGGACGCGGCGGTGGTGCGGGCGGACTTCAGGGCACCGGTCCTGCTGCCGGGGACGGTGACGTACGCGGCGCGCGGCGGGCGCTTCGAGCTGCGGGGGGCCGGCGGCCGGGTTCACCTGACGGGGGACGTCCGCCCGGTGTGA
- a CDS encoding 3-oxoacyl-ACP reductase: MADRYLSFTGTAPGRFLTRRLGLPQPAALRRWSPERPELDGGLLHLTAGTSGLDLAPVLARAGRGTDDTAGRPAAVVLDASGIRDVEGLAEVHAALHPVVRSVAASGRIVVLGAPLDAADHHQAAAQQALEGFTRSLGKEIGRGRTVNLVRLTDAAAAESTLRFLLSPKSAYVSGQVIEVGPHGPVAPHDGERPLAGRTALVTGAARGIGEAVAETLARDGAEVVVLDVPQAEQDARRVAERLGGVALPLDITAADAGARIADALPGGLDVLVHNAGVTRDRRLVNMPAERWTSVLEVNLGSVLRTTDALLAAGTLKRGGRIVATASIAGIAGNAGQTNYGASKAGVVGLVRALAPRALAEHGVTVNAVAPGFIETRMTAAVPLFIREAGRRMNSLAQGGLPVDVAETTAWLAHPASAAVNGQVVRVCGQSLLGA; encoded by the coding sequence ATGGCCGACCGCTACCTGAGCTTCACCGGCACCGCGCCCGGCCGCTTCCTGACGCGCCGCCTGGGACTCCCCCAGCCCGCGGCGCTCCGGCGCTGGTCGCCCGAGCGGCCGGAGCTGGACGGCGGACTGCTCCACCTCACCGCGGGCACCTCCGGCCTCGATCTCGCCCCCGTCCTCGCCCGCGCCGGACGCGGCACGGACGACACCGCCGGCCGGCCCGCCGCCGTCGTCCTGGACGCCAGCGGGATACGGGACGTCGAAGGGCTCGCCGAGGTGCACGCGGCCCTGCACCCCGTCGTCCGGTCGGTCGCCGCGAGCGGCCGGATCGTGGTGCTGGGCGCCCCGCTCGACGCCGCCGACCATCACCAGGCCGCCGCCCAGCAGGCGCTGGAGGGCTTCACCCGCTCCCTCGGCAAGGAGATCGGCCGGGGCAGGACCGTGAACCTGGTCCGCCTCACCGACGCCGCCGCCGCCGAGTCCACCCTCCGCTTCCTGCTCTCCCCCAAGTCCGCCTACGTCAGCGGCCAGGTGATCGAGGTCGGCCCGCACGGTCCCGTCGCCCCCCACGACGGGGAGCGCCCCCTCGCCGGCCGCACCGCCCTGGTCACCGGCGCCGCGCGGGGCATCGGGGAGGCGGTCGCCGAGACGCTGGCCCGGGACGGCGCCGAGGTGGTCGTCCTCGACGTGCCGCAGGCCGAACAGGACGCACGGCGCGTCGCCGAACGGCTCGGCGGCGTCGCGCTCCCGCTCGACATCACCGCCGCCGACGCGGGCGCCCGGATCGCCGACGCCCTCCCCGGCGGCCTGGACGTGCTCGTCCACAACGCCGGCGTCACCCGTGACCGGCGGCTGGTCAACATGCCCGCCGAGCGCTGGACCTCGGTGCTGGAGGTGAACCTGGGAAGCGTGCTGCGCACGACCGACGCGCTGCTCGCCGCCGGGACGCTGAAGCGGGGCGGCCGGATCGTCGCCACGGCCTCCATCGCGGGGATCGCCGGGAACGCCGGGCAGACCAACTACGGGGCGAGCAAGGCGGGCGTCGTCGGCCTGGTCCGCGCCCTCGCGCCGCGCGCGCTCGCCGAGCACGGGGTGACCGTGAACGCGGTCGCGCCCGGGTTCATCGAGACGAGGATGACGGCCGCCGTGCCGCTGTTCATCCGCGAGGCGGGCCGCCGGATGAACTCCCTCGCGCAGGGCGGCCTGCCGGTCGACGTCGCCGAGACCACCGCCTGGCTCGCCCACCCGGCCTCGGCCGCGGTGAACGGCCAGGTCGTACGGGTCTGCGGCCAGAGCCTGCTGGGAGCGTGA
- a CDS encoding acetyl-CoA C-acetyltransferase, which yields MSPLKPAAVRRVAVVGGSRVPFARSDGPYATASNQEMLTAALDGLVERYGLQGPGAVGEFVAGAVLKHSRDFNLARETVLGSRLDPRTPAYDVQQACGTGLQAVVAAANKIALGQTEAAVAGGADTASDAPLGVNDDLRKVLLEARRAKSLGARLKALAKVRPGHLVPDIPRNAEPRTHLSMGEHAAVTARAWGITREAQDELAATSHQRLAAAYERGLFQDLVVPFRGLARDQNLRPGSTVEKLAALKPVFGLDHPGPTMTAGNSTPLTDGAAVVLLASEEWASARGLEPLAYLTAYETAAVDFVHGDVAGGEDGLLMAPAYAVPRMLERAGLGMEDFDLIEVHEAFASQVLATLAAWEKRGLAPVDRARLNVAGSSLATGHPFAATGARIVATLAKLLAERDAPARGLISICAAGGQGVTAILERA from the coding sequence ATGAGCCCCCTGAAGCCGGCCGCCGTGCGGCGCGTCGCGGTCGTCGGCGGCAGCCGCGTGCCGTTCGCCCGCTCCGACGGCCCCTACGCCACCGCCTCCAACCAGGAGATGCTCACCGCCGCCCTGGACGGCCTCGTCGAGCGGTACGGACTCCAGGGGCCCGGCGCGGTGGGCGAGTTCGTGGCCGGCGCGGTCCTCAAGCACAGCCGCGACTTCAACCTCGCCCGGGAGACGGTCCTCGGCTCGCGCCTGGACCCCCGCACCCCCGCGTACGACGTCCAGCAGGCCTGCGGCACCGGCCTCCAGGCGGTCGTCGCCGCCGCCAACAAGATCGCCCTCGGCCAGACCGAGGCCGCGGTCGCGGGCGGCGCCGACACCGCGAGCGACGCGCCCCTCGGCGTCAACGACGACCTGCGCAAGGTGCTGCTGGAGGCACGGCGCGCGAAGTCCCTCGGCGCCCGCCTCAAGGCCCTCGCGAAGGTGCGCCCGGGCCACCTCGTGCCCGACATCCCGCGCAACGCCGAACCGCGCACCCACCTCTCCATGGGCGAGCACGCCGCCGTCACCGCGCGCGCCTGGGGCATCACCCGCGAGGCCCAGGACGAACTCGCCGCCACCAGCCACCAGCGGCTGGCGGCGGCCTACGAACGCGGCCTGTTCCAGGACCTGGTGGTGCCCTTCCGCGGCCTGGCCCGCGACCAGAACCTGCGCCCGGGCTCGACGGTGGAGAAACTCGCGGCGCTGAAGCCGGTGTTCGGCCTCGACCACCCCGGCCCCACCATGACGGCGGGCAACTCGACCCCGCTCACGGACGGCGCCGCGGTGGTGCTGCTGGCGAGCGAGGAGTGGGCGTCGGCGCGGGGACTGGAACCCCTGGCGTACCTGACCGCGTACGAGACGGCCGCCGTGGACTTCGTGCACGGCGACGTGGCGGGCGGCGAGGACGGCCTGCTGATGGCCCCGGCGTACGCGGTCCCGCGCATGCTGGAGCGCGCCGGACTGGGCATGGAGGACTTCGACCTGATCGAGGTCCACGAGGCGTTCGCCTCCCAGGTGCTGGCGACGCTGGCGGCCTGGGAGAAGCGCGGGCTGGCCCCCGTCGACCGCGCCCGCCTGAACGTGGCGGGCTCGTCCCTGGCCACCGGCCACCCCTTCGCCGCCACCGGCGCCCGCATCGTGGCGACCCTGGCGAAACTCCTCGCCGAACGGGACGCCCCCGCCCGGGGACTGATCTCGATCTGCGCGGCGGGCGGACAGGGCGTGACGGCGATCCTCGAACGCGCGTGA
- a CDS encoding AMP-dependent synthetase/ligase yields the protein MSAAHPSAAYSSDLDDDVYGAPVLVEPEIRRLDGVVREVSVPPFAKPVRHGSLADLPFDNAGAAGDAVVLGRRTADGGWRDVTAAEFAAEVMAVAKGMIAEGLMPGDRIAVMARTIYEWTVLDFAAWAAGLVTVPVYPTSSVYQARWILHDSGAVALITETAAQAAALGPEFPHLPDLRHVWIVEKDHVERLAEAGAHVPDQEVDVRRGVLGPDTLATLVYTSGTTGRPKGCALTHGNFFAEVDNAIELLYPVFRARTSEEASVLLFLPMSHVFGRMVAVACVRARVRLGHAPSLKAEDLLPDLASFRPTCLLAIPYMLEKVFNAARAKAEAGGRLSTFDRAASVARRYGEALEARQTGTGPGPSRSLRTGRAFYDPLVYRRLRNAMGGRVRYAICGGSPLGRRLAAFYAGAGIEVFEGYGLTETTGATTVTPPLKPRLGTVGWPLPGTRIRIAADGEILVAGEHVLRGYWDSRAGGVVPAAPDGWLPTGDIGELDDEGYLTITGRKKELIITAGGKSVAPAPLEDWLRSHPLISQVMVVGENRPYVSALITLDPDGVNHWRRMNGRHPVPPELLTDDEELRAVLQRAIDEANKTLSRPESIRRFTILPVDFTEEAGHLTPSMKLRREAIMRDFAGEVEGLYEG from the coding sequence GTGTCCGCCGCGCATCCCTCCGCCGCGTATTCCTCCGACCTCGACGACGACGTCTACGGCGCACCCGTCCTGGTCGAACCCGAGATCCGGCGGCTGGACGGAGTCGTACGGGAGGTGTCCGTACCGCCGTTCGCCAAGCCGGTGCGGCACGGATCGCTCGCCGACCTGCCGTTCGACAACGCGGGCGCGGCCGGGGACGCGGTGGTCCTCGGCCGGAGGACGGCGGACGGCGGCTGGCGGGACGTGACGGCCGCCGAGTTCGCCGCGGAGGTCATGGCCGTGGCGAAGGGGATGATCGCCGAGGGCCTGATGCCGGGCGACCGGATCGCCGTCATGGCCCGCACGATCTACGAGTGGACGGTCCTCGACTTCGCCGCGTGGGCCGCCGGACTCGTCACCGTGCCCGTCTACCCCACCTCCTCCGTCTACCAGGCCCGCTGGATCCTGCACGACTCGGGCGCGGTCGCCCTGATCACGGAGACCGCGGCGCAGGCCGCCGCGCTCGGCCCCGAGTTCCCCCACCTGCCCGACCTGCGGCACGTGTGGATCGTCGAGAAGGACCACGTCGAGCGGCTCGCGGAGGCCGGCGCGCACGTCCCGGACCAGGAGGTGGACGTACGCCGCGGCGTCCTGGGCCCCGACACCCTCGCCACCCTCGTCTACACCTCGGGCACGACGGGCCGCCCCAAGGGCTGCGCCCTCACCCACGGCAACTTCTTCGCCGAGGTGGACAACGCCATCGAACTGCTCTACCCCGTCTTCAGGGCACGGACGAGCGAAGAGGCCTCCGTCCTCCTCTTCCTGCCCATGTCCCACGTCTTCGGCCGCATGGTCGCCGTCGCCTGCGTCCGCGCCCGGGTCCGCCTCGGCCACGCGCCGAGCCTGAAGGCGGAGGACCTGCTGCCGGACCTGGCGAGCTTCCGGCCCACCTGCCTGCTGGCCATCCCCTACATGCTGGAGAAGGTCTTCAACGCCGCCCGCGCCAAGGCGGAGGCGGGCGGACGCCTGTCCACCTTCGACCGCGCGGCGTCGGTCGCCCGCCGCTACGGCGAGGCACTGGAGGCCCGGCAGACCGGCACGGGCCCCGGCCCGTCCCGGTCCCTGAGGACCGGCCGCGCCTTCTACGACCCCCTGGTCTACCGCCGCCTGCGCAACGCCATGGGCGGCAGGGTCCGCTACGCCATCTGCGGCGGCTCCCCGCTCGGCCGCCGCCTCGCCGCGTTCTACGCCGGCGCCGGCATCGAGGTCTTCGAGGGGTACGGCCTGACGGAGACGACCGGCGCCACCACGGTGACGCCCCCGCTCAAACCCCGCCTGGGCACGGTGGGCTGGCCGCTGCCCGGCACGCGGATCCGCATAGCGGCGGACGGCGAGATCCTGGTCGCGGGCGAGCACGTGCTCCGCGGCTACTGGGACTCCCGGGCGGGCGGAGTCGTCCCCGCGGCGCCCGACGGCTGGCTCCCCACGGGGGACATCGGCGAACTGGACGACGAGGGCTACCTGACGATCACGGGCCGCAAGAAGGAGCTGATCATCACCGCGGGCGGCAAGAGCGTCGCCCCGGCCCCGCTGGAGGACTGGCTCCGCTCGCACCCCCTGATCTCCCAGGTCATGGTGGTCGGCGAGAACCGCCCCTACGTCTCCGCCCTGATCACCCTGGACCCCGACGGCGTCAACCACTGGCGCCGGATGAACGGCAGGCACCCGGTCCCGCCGGAGCTCCTCACCGACGACGAGGAACTGCGCGCCGTCCTCCAGCGCGCGATCGACGAGGCCAACAAGACGCTCTCCCGCCCGGAGTCGATCCGCCGCTTCACGATCCTGCCCGTGGACTTCACGGAGGAGGCGGGCCACCTGACCCCGTCGATGAAGCTGCGGCGCGAGGCGATCATGCGGGACTTCGCGGGAGAGGTCGAGGGGCTGTACGAGGGGTAG
- a CDS encoding LysR family transcriptional regulator: protein MTLDDLRVFVAVCRAGSLSAVARDLACTQSAVSQHVKRLERETGVSLLERRPRGVVPTRAGRLLEAAASEGLTGLDAALRRLRELVDGERGSVRIATGATTVRHFMSGAVVAFRQRYPDVRLEFRTESSSRGCFDALADSELDLAWITLGAPVRGVEQRAVTDLPWVLAMRSDDPLATRPSLDPRELQDLRLIRLPPNSTSAAHLDAACAESGVRFTFDTSVADWDTALLLAELGLGRAVVPALPGHAVPGEEGPLRLVPIRALRPLSVGWAVRRWDALTPLARAFADTVTDSCRRSASGGSADGHVGDK from the coding sequence GTGACCCTTGACGACCTTCGTGTCTTCGTGGCCGTGTGCCGGGCCGGCAGTCTGAGCGCGGTCGCCCGCGACCTGGCGTGCACGCAGTCGGCGGTGAGCCAGCACGTGAAGCGGCTGGAGCGGGAGACGGGAGTCAGCCTGCTGGAACGGCGCCCGCGCGGGGTCGTCCCGACGCGGGCCGGCCGTCTGCTGGAGGCCGCCGCCTCCGAAGGCCTCACCGGCCTGGACGCGGCACTGCGGCGGCTGCGGGAACTCGTCGACGGCGAGCGCGGTTCGGTGCGGATCGCCACGGGCGCCACGACCGTACGGCACTTCATGTCGGGCGCGGTCGTCGCCTTCCGGCAGCGCTACCCCGACGTCCGCCTGGAGTTCCGCACGGAGAGCTCCAGCCGGGGCTGTTTCGACGCGCTGGCCGACAGCGAGCTGGACCTGGCGTGGATCACCCTCGGCGCGCCCGTGCGGGGCGTCGAGCAGCGGGCGGTGACGGACCTGCCGTGGGTCCTCGCGATGCGGTCCGACGACCCGCTGGCCACGCGCCCCTCCCTCGACCCGCGCGAGCTGCAGGACCTGCGCCTGATACGCCTGCCGCCCAACTCGACCTCCGCCGCCCACCTGGACGCCGCCTGCGCCGAGTCCGGGGTCCGTTTCACCTTCGACACCAGCGTGGCCGACTGGGACACCGCGCTGCTGCTGGCCGAGCTGGGACTGGGCCGGGCGGTGGTGCCCGCACTGCCGGGTCACGCCGTCCCCGGCGAGGAGGGCCCTCTGCGCCTGGTCCCGATCCGCGCGCTGCGCCCCCTGTCGGTCGGCTGGGCGGTCCGCCGCTGGGACGCGCTGACCCCACTGGCGAGGGCGTTCGCGGACACGGTGACGGACAGCTGCCGCCGGAGTGCCTCGGGCGGGTCCGCCGACGGGCACGTGGGTGACAAGTGA
- a CDS encoding DUF6817 domain-containing protein: MDTGTDRARALLERCGAATVVHPGGTLLAHLDRVRTLLASRQARPALQPAGSCHAFHGTDGFPGALLPPAAATNSPP; the protein is encoded by the coding sequence GTGGACACCGGCACCGATCGAGCCCGTGCCCTGCTGGAGCGGTGCGGCGCCGCGACCGTCGTCCATCCCGGCGGCACCCTGCTCGCCCACCTCGACCGCGTACGGACCCTGCTCGCGAGCCGGCAGGCCCGTCCCGCGCTCCAACCCGCCGGGTCCTGCCACGCCTTCCACGGGACCGACGGTTTCCCCGGGGCCCTGCTGCCCCCGGCCGCCGCCACGAACTCGCCGCCGTGA
- a CDS encoding class I SAM-dependent methyltransferase — protein sequence MTDTDADHVVTTRAFYDAIAEDYAAHFRDVHMAHPLDRAVMGGFAELVGKDGPVADLGCGPGKVTAYIASLGLSVFGLDLSASMLAVARREHPDLRFEQGSMLDLDLPDGSLAGVVSWYSTVHTPHDELPSLFGEFRRVLTPGGRLLLAFQVGDEPLRVEQPFGHPVSADFQRRRPERIAGILEASGFTVGLRSVRAADEALGESTPQAILIARRPPLTP from the coding sequence ATGACCGACACCGACGCCGACCACGTGGTCACCACCCGCGCCTTCTACGACGCCATCGCCGAGGACTACGCCGCCCACTTCCGCGACGTACACATGGCGCATCCGCTGGACCGGGCCGTCATGGGCGGTTTCGCCGAACTGGTCGGGAAGGACGGCCCGGTGGCCGACCTGGGGTGCGGCCCCGGGAAGGTGACCGCGTACATCGCCTCCCTCGGCCTCTCCGTCTTCGGCCTCGACCTGTCGGCGTCGATGCTCGCCGTCGCCCGCCGCGAGCACCCGGACCTGCGCTTCGAGCAGGGTTCGATGCTCGACCTGGACCTCCCCGACGGCAGTCTGGCCGGCGTCGTCTCCTGGTACTCGACCGTCCACACCCCGCACGACGAACTCCCCTCCCTCTTCGGCGAGTTCCGCAGGGTCCTGACGCCCGGGGGCCGTCTGCTGCTCGCCTTCCAGGTCGGGGACGAGCCCCTGCGCGTCGAACAGCCCTTCGGCCACCCGGTCTCCGCCGACTTCCAGCGCCGCCGGCCGGAGCGGATCGCCGGGATCCTGGAGGCGTCCGGGTTCACGGTCGGGCTGCGCTCCGTGCGGGCGGCGGACGAGGCGCTCGGCGAGTCGACCCCGCAGGCGATCCTGATCGCCCGCAGGCCGCCGCTGACCCCCTAG
- a CDS encoding AzlD domain-containing protein, producing the protein MSATVAVILVLAVGTYAFRLVGPVLHGRVEPPARVQELLSAGAVVLLVALLATGALTEGGGFAGWARPAGVLVGGALAWRRAPFAVVVLGAAGTTALLRAAGVA; encoded by the coding sequence GTGAGTGCGACGGTCGCGGTGATCCTGGTGCTGGCGGTCGGCACGTACGCCTTCCGGCTGGTCGGGCCGGTGCTGCACGGACGGGTGGAGCCGCCGGCCCGGGTGCAGGAGCTGCTGTCCGCCGGCGCGGTGGTTCTGCTGGTGGCGTTGCTGGCGACGGGGGCGCTCACCGAGGGCGGGGGTTTCGCGGGGTGGGCGCGCCCGGCGGGAGTGCTGGTGGGCGGGGCGCTGGCGTGGCGGCGGGCCCCGTTCGCGGTCGTCGTCCTCGGCGCGGCGGGGACGACGGCGCTGCTGCGGGCGGCGGGAGTCGCGTGA
- a CDS encoding AzlC family ABC transporter permease produces the protein MRSPQRTTRPPWTPRAPRFSSVLPSPDPDLLRDVSLVCLAGGIVGVSFGAIAVAGGLPVWVPVVMSLVVYAGSAQFSAVGVLLAGGGPLAAAATGLLLNTRTAAFSLAVAEHIGRGRLARLVGAHLVTDETVAFTLAQRDPARRRTAFWISGLGLFAVWNAGVLAGALAGDALGDTARYGLDAAFPAVLVALVLPALRQDADVRRAAVPGAALALAVTPVVPAGVPVLVALAGLVLHRRGRGAGRPA, from the coding sequence ATGCGTTCGCCCCAACGAACAACGCGGCCACCGTGGACACCGCGGGCACCGCGCTTCTCCTCGGTCCTCCCGTCCCCCGACCCCGACCTGCTCCGTGACGTGTCCCTCGTCTGCCTGGCCGGCGGCATCGTCGGCGTGTCGTTCGGGGCGATCGCCGTCGCCGGAGGGCTGCCGGTGTGGGTGCCGGTGGTGATGTCGCTGGTCGTGTACGCGGGCTCGGCGCAGTTCAGCGCGGTGGGCGTGCTGCTGGCCGGGGGCGGCCCGCTCGCGGCGGCGGCCACCGGGCTGCTGCTCAACACCCGCACGGCGGCCTTCAGCCTCGCCGTCGCCGAGCACATCGGCCGCGGGCGGCTCGCCCGCCTGGTGGGGGCGCACCTGGTGACCGACGAGACGGTGGCCTTCACCCTCGCCCAGCGGGATCCGGCGCGGCGGCGGACGGCGTTCTGGATCTCGGGGCTCGGCCTGTTCGCCGTGTGGAACGCGGGGGTGCTGGCGGGCGCGCTGGCCGGCGACGCGCTGGGGGACACGGCGCGCTACGGGCTGGACGCGGCCTTCCCCGCCGTCCTGGTCGCCCTGGTGCTGCCCGCCCTGCGCCAGGACGCGGACGTCCGCCGGGCCGCCGTGCCCGGCGCGGCGCTGGCCCTGGCGGTGACACCGGTGGTGCCGGCGGGCGTGCCGGTGCTGGTGGCGCTGGCGGGGCTGGTGCTGCACCGGCGCGGGCGTGGTGCGGGGCGGCCGGCGTGA